The nucleotide window GTGACAATGTGAAACCGAACTTGTGAGAATTGTGTGTTGTTTTCTCGACTTGAGTGAAGGCAATAATATCGGTTGACATGTTTGAGGATTGCCGATGATCGATTTAGGGTGGAAGAAGAGGGTGATCGGCTGTAGCCGATGAAGAAGGAAGTCGGCAGCTAGGGTTAGGGattcttggctctgataccaagatAAACTTGGTAAATACGTATTGTATTCAATTGTTGTATAATCAGAATAGGTTACAGGAATATATAAGGAATATATTTACATCTACACCCTCTAACTAATCATAATTAACTATTTGTCTAATACTGAAGGACCCCGAGGCGGCACCTGATGCACATCTGGGTCAAAATTGGTCAAAGTTAGGGTATGTGACGTGAGACGCTGATATGTAAAAATAAATGTAGCAAGAAGAAATTATGAAAGGTTTACTTTTGATACCAAAAGGTTGATAATTTGATATGTAAAAGAGATGCATCTTCTGGTTGTGTGTGAAGCTTATTTGGGCCCGTGGAATCAGTTTAAGCATGTTTACATATGATAAGATGTTCGTTATTATGTTCAACAGGTTGTCACAGTTCAGAAGGAGACTCACAACTGATGGTGTTATAATAGGCCTTATTGTAACAAATGTAGCTGTGTTTCTGCTATGGAGGGTTGCTGACCGTAGGTTCATGATGCAGAATTTCATGGTGAGTTCTTCATGGTTATGTTTTTGGTCTTCGAACATCTTGACCTATACTAAATGGGTtgaattcaaaaaaaaattatatcaaaTGGGTCAAAAGTCAAGACGGAAGTTGTCAAAAGTGTATTTTGAATGCAGAGAATCTCCTAACATTAGTTGTCCCTAAAACAAGAATAATAAGTATTCGCTGGTCAACCAGATCTAACATGTTGAACCTGAACAAAAAAGTACTCGTCTTGACCCGTTATGGCGCTAGTATTTTGCATAAGTGTTATTATTTTCTTAATCATTTCATCAGCACAGATACAACTGGACAACTTTAAAAGCGGACGGTTCCATACCATGATAACGTCTGCATTCAGTCATATTGAAGTGGGACATATTGTCTCAAACATGATCGGGCTTTATTTCTTTGGGAAGAGTGTAAGTTCATGTCCCTCCGTTAGAAATTATGTTTACTGGGTTACACTTACTTCAATTAACAATTTTGATTTAGTAGTACGTTTTGCTGCTTATTTGGACAGATTGGATACCAATTTGGGCCTGAATTTCTGCTCAAGTTATACCTAGCTGGGGCTTTTGTCGGTTCAGTCTTCTTCTTGGTGCATCATGCTTTTTTGGCCCCATCATCAAAGGTGTACACTTGTTCTAACCAGTAACCGTTCCAATAATTAATTTAAGAGTGAATACGTTAAACCCTAATAATACGACACGTTCTGATTGTCACTTGCTTCTCCCCATCCCCATttgttttaatgattttgttacaTATGGCACACTAAGTACATATTTTTACACCGTGACTGTTCTTGATATACATAGAGGTGGCAACTTCGACCCATAACAAGTCaatttagattttatttttacaGCGGGTCGTATAGAGGTAAACTCTCAAAACTTGGCTAAAATGAGAAATGGTTTGAAAGTTGCCCAAAGTGTATTCAGAATGCATACAATCTCGTAAAGCCTATATTAAAAGCAATGCTGTAAGAATCGTTAGGCGCTAGTCGGCCGTTGGGGTATCGACTAATGACTaacgattaatcgggattaatcggattgggattttatatgtaattttcagttttaaatgtatatacacacatctttatatgtatttttttaagtagacatgttttaacccATTCTTCGACCGATATTTTCAAGTAGATAGGATTAATTACCGGAATTTACAGGTTTTGGTTAAGAATCTGGTCGGAACTTGGCCGGAATCGCTAGACTGCCACCGATTTTTGGCCAACTAGGACTGGGTTTGACCAATGTTGACCACCTCCTGATTAATTGAACGATTAGATAAAAATTACTCGGTGAACCTCCGACTAGTGGTTAATCGGCAACTAATCGGAGGCTAGTCGAGATTCTTACAACCATGATTAAAAGAACTTAGATTCTTTAATAATAatgaaataataattattaataaaaagtaaAGCAAATTTCACAACCAAGGTATAAAATATTAATgcattatataatttttattatatgtTTATGTACTGCAGGACAGACGAATGTTTGAACCCGACCCTTCAAAAGTACCAGGGCTGGTACgctaattttttttttccttcAAAATTTTGATAATTTACTTGACATATATGATTCGCAACACTGATTCTGTCATATTTTTAGGGAGCCAGTGGTGCAGTGAATGCTATCATGCTACTTGATATATTCCTTAACCCTACAAAAACTATATATCTCGAGTTCATAATACCTGTCCCTGCTGTCTTACTGGTATATCGACTTTCGTATACTGAAGTTCATATATCCTCATAAAACTTGGTGTAATATCATATTTACCcaacgaaaaaaaaaaatcataaaatcaAAAACACCATTTTTTCAAATTTTGTTACATTTATACCCTTCCCTTAAAACTTGCATTAGTATATGACAGTTTGGAGTGTGAGTGAAACTGAAGGGTAAAACAGCCATATTACAATCTCTATTTAATGAAATGGGTAAATATGAAATTTCAAGTATTATGCAAGTTTTCAGTGGTAtatctatgcagttaatgcggtaaaatatcggatatcggtcaaggaccgatatttgagatataggttatctcggtgagatatcggtgggatatcggtaattctAATATAATGCAAAATTTACATATATAgcaatttaataataataattcagtgatatatcggtcaaatatcggtgatatatcggttatatcggtcaaatatcggtgagatatcggttatatcggtcaatatcgccgataatatcggtaccgatattctgaccgatatttgacaccaatattttactaggggaccgatatgaccgatataaccgatatctcaccgatatTAACTGTGTATATACGAAATGACCCCTTCATAAATATCATGCAAAATCTATTTTTTGCGTGTTTGTGACCCATTTGTTTCATGTGTTTGTTTCAGGGGATATTTCTAGTTGGCCATGATATGATGAGAATATTGGAGGTATGATTCCTAAATGTTAAATCTGAAATCACAATCTATAACTGAAATgatcttatttttgttttcaaaatagAGAAATTGACTTTCTTTGACCAAAAGTCATGAGAAATTGAAAGCCACCTGCTGGTTTTAACATTTTATGTGTAATtataagagaaaaatgcccggatagtcccttaTGTTTGCTCCATTTACACCTATAATCCTTAcacttctaaaattacagctatagtccccaacttttgcacattcgttctcggatagtccctagcgtggatgggggttagtttttgatgttaagtgggtgtgaaattacCAACATGCCCTTACTGTTGAATTAAtaactaaaaaattaaaataaatataattaatatgTGAAGTTTTATGTGGGACCCACCGcccagccaccaccaccatcttcaccaccaccaccatctccacctttcACTACTACCACCATCAacctttcaccaccaccaccatacaaCAGTCTAAAACTCTAGTttatgtggtggtgatggtgtggtggtgaaaggtggatggtggtggtagtgaaaggtggagatggtggtgaaAGGTGGATGGTTGTGGTAGTGAAAGGCGGAGAAGATGAAGTGGTGAGGTGGGTGGTGGGCCCCCATAAATctttaaatattaattatatttattttaattttttagtttaGTTAGTAATTTAACAGTAAGGACATGTTAgtaatttcacacccacttaacaccaaaaactaaccacCATCCATGCTAtgtgcaaaagttggggactatagctgtaatttagAAGTGTAGGGACTACAGGTGAAAATGGAgaaaaccacatggactatctaacatttttctctaatttttattttggttaaCTGTTTCAGGGAAATAGTCAAATCTCGGGATCTGCTCACTTGGGTGGTGCTATGGTTGCTGCCATAGCTTGGGCACGGCTTAGGAAGGGGCGGTTTTAAACTTAAATACTTTCCCACCCGTTTGTGGTGCTACGTCTAACCG belongs to Helianthus annuus cultivar XRQ/B chromosome 5, HanXRQr2.0-SUNRISE, whole genome shotgun sequence and includes:
- the LOC110941580 gene encoding RHOMBOID-like protein 12, mitochondrial, with protein sequence MKNLFTLKLISQNPRKFVSQTIRSNPLTVHRATNVTPHHHHHSFSHYTGYVQPFREAPTNCLMKVLSNPLVFKRVLPDGFFNFKASNKLFVDYGKFGSLRDQFRRHNIQFNQTVGYQKNWLSQFRRRLTTDGVIIGLIVTNVAVFLLWRVADRRFMMQNFMIQLDNFKSGRFHTMITSAFSHIEVGHIVSNMIGLYFFGKSIGYQFGPEFLLKLYLAGAFVGSVFFLVHHAFLAPSSKDRRMFEPDPSKVPGLGASGAVNAIMLLDIFLNPTKTIYLEFIIPVPAVLLGIFLVGHDMMRILEGNSQISGSAHLGGAMVAAIAWARLRKGRF